One SAR202 cluster bacterium DNA window includes the following coding sequences:
- a CDS encoding AbrB/MazE/SpoVT family DNA-binding domain-containing protein: protein MFALQCVTEHIPSGEADVTSAKLTTKGQITVPKEVREALGLREGDELEFISERGNMMVRKKVPPGHLKKYRGYLKHLAGQDPDELVREMRG from the coding sequence ATATTTGCCTTACAATGTGTCACGGAGCATATTCCTTCCGGAGAAGCAGACGTGACAAGCGCAAAACTTACCACGAAGGGGCAGATTACCGTTCCCAAGGAAGTCCGTGAGGCTTTGGGCCTGCGTGAGGGCGATGAGCTCGAGTTCATTTCTGAGCGCGGCAATATGATGGTCCGGAAGAAAGTGCCACCCGGGCACCTCAAGAAGTACCGTGGTTACCTGAAGCACCTGGCCGGGCAGGACCCGGATGAGCTTGTCAGGGAGATGCGCGGGTAA
- a CDS encoding DUF1761 domain-containing protein, with product MPFEISDLNFLAIAAGIVLFMVGGMAWYGVWAKPWMAETGITKEQIGTYKGTTKSWMPYVVAVVCATVITLSLASLVEALDASKLMGGIKIGAVTGIGLVATSIATNYAFEYKTPPHWVITAGYSVVMIIIVTVLLTLWQ from the coding sequence ATGCCGTTTGAGATCTCGGACCTGAACTTTCTGGCAATAGCGGCGGGAATTGTTTTGTTCATGGTGGGCGGCATGGCCTGGTACGGCGTGTGGGCAAAGCCCTGGATGGCGGAGACGGGGATTACGAAGGAGCAGATCGGCACGTACAAAGGGACGACGAAGTCGTGGATGCCCTACGTGGTCGCGGTGGTGTGCGCGACCGTTATCACGCTGTCGCTGGCCTCGCTGGTGGAGGCCCTGGACGCCTCCAAACTAATGGGCGGCATCAAGATCGGCGCGGTGACCGGCATCGGCCTGGTGGCGACGAGCATCGCGACGAACTACGCGTTCGAGTACAAGACTCCGCCCCACTGGGTGATAACGGCCGGCTACTCCGTCGTGATGATAATCATCGTGACGGTGCTGCTGACGCTCTGGCAATAA
- a CDS encoding type II toxin-antitoxin system VapC family toxin, producing the protein MEKKRVYADTSVFGGAYDRGFDEASSRFFSQIADGRFQLVISTLVLKELEPAPPNVQGVLDEVRELLELAEITPSVNALAEAYIRAGVVSTKWAEDAIHVAAATVSRCGMIVSWNFKHIVQYDKIPLYNAVNTLQGYGNIGIFSPLEVVYGKD; encoded by the coding sequence TTGGAGAAGAAAAGGGTGTACGCAGACACATCCGTCTTCGGTGGAGCGTACGATAGGGGCTTTGATGAGGCAAGCAGCCGTTTCTTCTCCCAAATAGCGGACGGCCGGTTTCAGCTAGTCATTTCAACTCTGGTTCTCAAAGAACTTGAGCCGGCCCCTCCGAATGTTCAGGGGGTACTCGATGAAGTGCGTGAGCTGCTCGAGCTCGCCGAGATTACTCCGAGCGTTAATGCGTTAGCTGAAGCATATATTCGGGCCGGGGTCGTATCTACGAAATGGGCGGAAGATGCAATTCATGTTGCAGCAGCGACGGTTTCAAGATGTGGAATGATAGTAAGCTGGAACTTCAAACATATCGTTCAGTACGACAAAATACCGCTGTATAACGCAGTCAACACATTGCAAGGCTATGGCAATATCGGGATTTTCTCCCCGTTGGAGGTGGTATATGGCAAGGACTAA
- the carA gene encoding glutamine-hydrolyzing carbamoyl-phosphate synthase small subunit, with translation MQTPAYLVLEDGSVFTGYAFGDQKSTYGEVVFSTSMTGYQEMLTDPSFAGQIVVPTYPLMGNYGINERDSESKKVQVSGFVVREHCLEPSHAMSTGTLDGYLKAQGIPGISGVDTRAITRRLRSRGVMMGIIAIGESPEAALARLKEMPGYGDTDFVSLVTTSKPDTWGDQPVWRREAPETKYRVLIEDCGLKYNIMRMLRTRGCEVIAMPAKATAKEFLDRKPDGIMLSPGPGDPKLLDYAAETANGLIGRVPIFGICLGNQVLGRAFGGKTFKLKFGHRGGNHPVRDNVTGRVHITSQNHGYAVDADTLPSDVEVSHINLNDNTVEGMRHKSLPVMSIQYHSEASPGPLDNEYMFDRFIEMIKAGAKK, from the coding sequence ATGCAGACTCCCGCATACCTTGTGCTTGAAGACGGATCCGTGTTCACCGGGTACGCCTTCGGCGACCAGAAGTCCACCTACGGCGAGGTGGTGTTCAGCACCTCCATGACCGGCTACCAGGAGATGCTGACCGACCCCTCCTTCGCCGGCCAGATCGTCGTGCCCACGTACCCGCTCATGGGCAACTACGGCATCAACGAGCGAGACTCGGAGTCGAAGAAGGTCCAGGTCTCCGGCTTCGTCGTTCGCGAGCACTGCCTGGAGCCGAGCCACGCCATGAGCACCGGCACGCTGGACGGCTACCTGAAGGCGCAGGGCATCCCCGGCATCAGCGGCGTGGACACCCGCGCCATCACCCGCCGCCTCCGCAGCCGCGGCGTCATGATGGGCATCATTGCCATCGGCGAGTCGCCTGAGGCCGCTCTCGCCCGCCTGAAGGAGATGCCCGGCTACGGCGATACCGACTTCGTCTCGCTCGTCACTACCAGCAAGCCGGACACCTGGGGCGACCAGCCCGTATGGCGGCGCGAGGCACCGGAGACGAAGTACCGTGTCCTGATAGAGGACTGCGGCCTGAAGTACAACATCATGCGAATGCTCCGCACCCGCGGCTGCGAGGTCATCGCGATGCCCGCCAAGGCGACCGCGAAGGAGTTCCTGGACCGCAAGCCGGACGGCATCATGCTATCCCCGGGGCCGGGCGACCCGAAGCTGCTGGACTACGCGGCGGAGACGGCAAATGGGCTGATCGGCCGCGTGCCCATATTCGGAATCTGCCTGGGCAACCAGGTCCTCGGGCGCGCGTTCGGCGGAAAGACGTTCAAGCTCAAGTTCGGCCACCGGGGCGGCAACCACCCGGTGCGCGATAACGTGACCGGCAGGGTGCACATCACCTCGCAGAACCACGGCTACGCGGTGGACGCCGACACCCTGCCGTCGGACGTGGAAGTCAGCCACATCAACCTGAACGACAACACGGTGGAGGGCATGCGCCACAAGTCTCTGCCCGTGATGAGCATCCAGTACCACTCCGAGGCCTCGCCGGGGCCGCTGGACAACGAGTACATGTTCGACAGGTTCATCGAGATGATCAAGGCTGGTGCGAAGAAGTGA
- a CDS encoding aspartate carbamoyltransferase catalytic subunit, whose product MTLQGTSSQAAASRVAGVQTINPNARPQAGRRHVLDLDDFTPQEVDDVLQNAVAMREVQQRAIRKVPTLRGKSIFTLFYEASTRTRASFEQAGKILSADVINVSSSGSSVEKGETLYDTALTLQAMNADMIVIRHPHSGAPHFLARHLDASVINAGDGAHAHPTQALLDMFTIQQHLGKIKGVKVVIVGDILYSRVARSNLWGLTKMGADVTLCAPPTLLPPDFLNGAKRQKGHPFAGVKIENNVEKALEGADVVMALRLQLERMKAGHLPTLREYSRIWGINPRRMKLAKPNALVMHPGPINEGVEIDPEVAHGAASVIEEQVTNGVAVRMAILYTLVTPAHGGK is encoded by the coding sequence ATGACCCTTCAAGGGACATCATCGCAAGCCGCAGCAAGCCGGGTGGCCGGCGTGCAGACGATCAACCCGAACGCGCGGCCCCAGGCGGGCAGGCGCCACGTGCTGGACCTGGACGACTTTACGCCGCAGGAGGTCGACGACGTTCTTCAGAACGCCGTCGCAATGCGCGAGGTTCAGCAGCGGGCCATCCGCAAGGTGCCCACGCTGCGCGGCAAGAGCATCTTCACGCTCTTCTACGAGGCCAGCACACGCACCCGCGCATCGTTCGAGCAAGCGGGGAAGATTCTCAGCGCGGACGTCATCAACGTCTCCTCCAGCGGGAGCAGCGTGGAGAAGGGCGAGACGCTCTACGATACGGCGCTGACGCTGCAGGCGATGAACGCGGACATGATCGTCATCCGCCACCCGCACTCGGGCGCGCCGCACTTCCTGGCCAGGCACCTGGACGCCAGCGTCATCAACGCCGGCGACGGCGCGCACGCGCACCCCACGCAGGCGCTGCTGGACATGTTCACCATCCAGCAGCACCTGGGCAAGATCAAGGGCGTGAAGGTGGTCATCGTCGGCGATATCCTGTACAGCAGGGTGGCGCGGTCCAACCTGTGGGGGCTGACGAAGATGGGCGCGGACGTGACGCTGTGCGCGCCGCCGACGCTCCTGCCGCCGGACTTCCTGAACGGCGCCAAAAGGCAGAAGGGGCACCCCTTCGCCGGCGTGAAGATCGAGAACAACGTCGAAAAGGCGCTGGAGGGCGCGGACGTGGTCATGGCGCTGCGCCTGCAGCTTGAGCGCATGAAGGCCGGCCACCTGCCCACGCTGCGCGAGTACTCGCGGATCTGGGGCATCAACCCGCGCCGGATGAAGCTGGCAAAGCCGAATGCGCTTGTCATGCACCCGGGCCCCATAAACGAGGGCGTGGAGATCGACCCGGAGGTAGCGCACGGCGCGGCCTCGGTGATCGAGGAGCAGGTCACGAACGGCGTCGCCGTGCGCATGGCGATACTCTACACGCTGGTCACCCCGGCCCACGGAGGAAAGTAG
- a CDS encoding exo-alpha-sialidase: MSTEITNVTIKMDTVGLSPSYSSIIGLKDGRLMWVWGEGAKDDRPIKVNYSSDMGKMWTAPVSMKLAGGGALTGSFETQLVRLTSGAIGLSVTRYRPADGSSVNTFHRSTDEGATWSDGVDVSPPGTDIHTNHDNLIVLRTGRVVMPSFATLRTKYLGGDPKKLRRFGEDFAGGAGGVLAFGFAYYSDDEGRTWQRSKNESWVILGNGVGGSFSIEEPAVVEMKDGRVMMVGRTQLGQYFKAYSDDGCETWSEAVPTGLASGAAPCNIKRIPRPHLSAEPDVLSRGAGRGEHGRDHADTDLLVIWNQTSPWELMQGYYRHRLTCAISKDDGETWQHHRNLESLDDVAYIETPPIERLLIGKFRQPTDRKRYHRAPGPLRQNEPALTFVDGKAVITYGICVFGDKAAIREQFGIEYTALMEKLGLAPHDRGNRVRVLDPRWFYGE; encoded by the coding sequence GTGTCCACTGAAATTACCAACGTTACGATCAAGATGGATACCGTCGGGCTCAGCCCGTCGTATTCGAGCATCATTGGGCTGAAGGACGGGCGGCTGATGTGGGTATGGGGCGAGGGCGCGAAGGACGACAGGCCGATCAAGGTCAACTACTCGTCGGACATGGGAAAGATGTGGACCGCGCCCGTGTCTATGAAGCTGGCGGGCGGCGGCGCCCTCACGGGCTCCTTCGAGACGCAGCTCGTGCGTTTGACCAGCGGCGCTATCGGGCTCTCCGTGACCCGTTACCGACCGGCGGACGGCTCCAGCGTCAACACATTCCACAGGTCGACGGACGAGGGGGCGACGTGGTCGGACGGCGTGGACGTGAGCCCGCCGGGGACGGACATCCACACGAACCACGACAACCTCATCGTTCTGCGGACGGGTCGCGTTGTGATGCCCTCCTTTGCGACCCTCAGGACAAAGTACCTGGGCGGCGACCCGAAGAAGCTCCGGCGCTTCGGAGAGGACTTCGCAGGCGGCGCGGGCGGCGTGCTCGCGTTCGGCTTCGCGTACTACTCCGACGACGAAGGCCGGACGTGGCAACGGAGCAAGAATGAGTCGTGGGTCATCCTGGGCAACGGCGTGGGCGGCTCGTTCTCGATCGAGGAGCCCGCCGTCGTGGAGATGAAGGACGGCCGCGTGATGATGGTCGGCCGCACGCAGCTCGGCCAGTACTTCAAGGCGTACTCGGACGACGGCTGCGAGACGTGGTCGGAGGCTGTGCCGACCGGCCTCGCGTCCGGGGCTGCGCCGTGCAACATCAAGAGGATACCGCGCCCTCACCTGTCCGCGGAGCCGGACGTCCTCTCCCGCGGAGCCGGGAGAGGAGAACACGGTAGGGATCACGCCGACACGGACCTGCTCGTCATCTGGAACCAGACATCGCCGTGGGAGCTTATGCAAGGCTACTACCGCCACCGCCTCACCTGCGCCATCAGCAAGGACGATGGCGAGACGTGGCAGCACCACCGCAACCTGGAGTCCCTGGACGACGTCGCGTACATCGAGACGCCGCCGATCGAGCGCCTCCTCATCGGCAAGTTCCGCCAGCCCACCGACCGCAAGCGCTACCACCGCGCGCCCGGCCCGCTCCGCCAGAACGAGCCCGCGCTGACGTTCGTGGACGGCAAGGCGGTGATCACCTATGGCATTTGCGTCTTCGGCGACAAGGCGGCGATCAGGGAGCAGTTTGGGATCGAGTACACCGCCCTCATGGAGAAGCTGGGCCTTGCGCCGCACGACCGCGGAAACAGGGTCCGGGTGCTGGACCCGCGGTGGTTCTACGGGGAGTAG
- a CDS encoding CopG family transcriptional regulator, which produces MAQSTTAKVTISLRKELLEVADRLARERDTTRSGVIADLLEKEEKARIYALMEEGYKEMAEENQRLAAESFPYAQDMIFNNTVWEEGPVDKTR; this is translated from the coding sequence ATGGCGCAAAGCACAACGGCAAAGGTTACTATCAGTCTTCGGAAAGAGCTGTTGGAGGTAGCTGATAGGCTTGCCAGGGAGCGAGACACTACACGCAGCGGGGTTATCGCAGACCTGTTGGAGAAGGAGGAGAAGGCCCGTATCTATGCGCTGATGGAGGAAGGCTATAAAGAAATGGCGGAGGAAAATCAGCGTTTGGCTGCGGAATCGTTCCCTTACGCCCAGGACATGATCTTCAACAATACTGTGTGGGAAGAAGGGCCAGTTGATAAGACGCGGTGA
- a CDS encoding type II toxin-antitoxin system VapC family toxin has product MITAIDTNIVLDVLISGAPHGDSSEQLLEDAARSGATIISEPVYSELAANFSQVNDLEEFLSEASIRVHRSGAEALFLAGKAWQSYRQRRPSRMICASCGAMAAVSCVSCNSPLAQRQHVLADFQIGAHAIVHADRLLTRDRGYYRTYFPELILV; this is encoded by the coding sequence ATGATCACCGCGATCGACACCAATATCGTGCTGGATGTACTGATTTCCGGCGCACCTCACGGAGACTCCTCCGAGCAACTTCTCGAAGATGCCGCGCGCTCTGGCGCGACGATTATTTCCGAACCGGTCTATTCAGAGCTCGCCGCGAACTTTTCTCAGGTGAACGACCTGGAGGAGTTCCTTTCAGAGGCCAGCATACGGGTACATCGATCGGGCGCGGAAGCACTCTTCCTGGCCGGCAAGGCGTGGCAGTCCTACAGGCAGCGCCGGCCTTCCAGGATGATTTGTGCCTCCTGCGGAGCAATGGCCGCCGTCAGTTGCGTCAGCTGCAATTCGCCGCTGGCCCAGCGGCAACACGTGCTGGCCGATTTCCAGATAGGCGCCCACGCTATTGTCCACGCCGACCGTTTACTCACCAGGGATCGCGGGTACTACCGCACGTACTTTCCTGAACTCATTCTTGTCTGA
- the pyrR gene encoding bifunctional pyr operon transcriptional regulator/uracil phosphoribosyltransferase PyrR, producing MTEQAVETRQIMDADQVRRAMTRIAHEVLERTGGAKDIVLVGLHSRGVPIARRLATLISEFEDADPPVGSLDIGLYRDDLSTGGRPIMRPTHIPVAIEGRLVVLVDDVLFTGRSIRAAMDALNDFGRPRRIQLAVLIDRGHRELPIRADYVGKNVPTSMEEEVKVRVQELDGVDEVLIQRR from the coding sequence ATGACCGAGCAGGCGGTTGAAACACGGCAGATTATGGACGCCGACCAGGTGCGGCGGGCGATGACGCGCATCGCGCACGAGGTGCTGGAGCGCACCGGCGGGGCGAAGGATATCGTCCTGGTGGGGCTGCACTCGCGCGGCGTGCCCATCGCGCGCAGGCTGGCGACTCTGATCAGCGAGTTCGAGGACGCGGACCCGCCGGTGGGGTCGCTGGATATCGGCCTTTACCGCGACGACCTTTCCACCGGCGGCAGGCCCATCATGCGGCCCACGCACATACCGGTGGCCATCGAGGGAAGGCTGGTGGTGCTGGTGGACGACGTGCTGTTCACCGGCCGCTCCATCCGCGCCGCGATGGACGCGCTGAACGACTTCGGCAGGCCACGCCGTATCCAGCTAGCGGTGCTGATAGACCGCGGCCACCGGGAGCTGCCCATAAGGGCGGACTACGTGGGCAAGAACGTGCCGACCTCGATGGAAGAGGAAGTGAAGGTCCGCGTGCAGGAGCTCGACGGCGTGGACGAGGTCCTGATCCAAAGGAGATGA
- a CDS encoding dihydroorotase: MTPILISGGRIVDPSQNIDKIADLLIENGVITGIDARINPPAGAKVIDAQRLIVCPGFIDLHCHLREPGLEYKETIASGTLAAARGGFTTLCAMPNTNPVMDNSSIVDFVNRRAKEEGVVRVLPIGAVTKGSKGAELAEMGEMAKSGVIGFSDDGHPVGDANVMRQALSYASGLGLPIINHCEVKELSGAGVMNEGWVATRLGLRGIPRSSEEAMAARDVSLAEITGGRLHVAHASTSGTVEIVKRAKERGLSVTCEVTPHHLTLPDETVLGYANIGKRFDPLTTASYDTSARVSPPLRGREDVAAMVKALKDGVVDFIATDHAPHSRTDKQCTFDEAANGISNLETTLGLLMTLVHSGGMPLPLLIEKLTVAPAKFLGRNLGTLKAGAPADVTIFDPDAEWKVDAKQFASKGKNTPLDGATLKGKVAATVYSGQVVFGG; encoded by the coding sequence ATGACCCCCATTCTCATCTCCGGCGGGCGCATCGTCGACCCGTCGCAGAACATCGACAAGATCGCGGACCTGCTCATCGAGAACGGCGTCATCACCGGCATCGACGCGCGGATCAACCCGCCTGCGGGCGCAAAGGTAATCGACGCGCAGAGGCTGATCGTGTGCCCGGGCTTCATTGACCTCCACTGCCATCTCCGCGAGCCGGGGCTGGAGTACAAGGAGACGATCGCGAGCGGCACGCTGGCGGCGGCACGCGGCGGCTTCACCACCCTTTGCGCGATGCCGAACACCAACCCGGTCATGGACAACAGCTCGATAGTGGACTTCGTCAACCGCCGCGCGAAGGAAGAGGGCGTCGTGCGCGTCCTGCCCATCGGCGCGGTGACGAAGGGTAGCAAGGGCGCCGAGCTGGCCGAGATGGGCGAGATGGCGAAGTCCGGCGTCATCGGCTTCAGCGACGACGGCCACCCTGTGGGCGACGCCAACGTGATGCGCCAGGCGCTCAGCTACGCCTCCGGCCTGGGGCTGCCGATCATCAACCACTGCGAAGTGAAGGAGCTGTCAGGCGCGGGCGTCATGAACGAAGGGTGGGTGGCCACGCGCCTCGGCCTGCGCGGAATACCCCGCTCGTCAGAGGAGGCGATGGCGGCGCGCGACGTCTCGCTGGCGGAAATCACCGGCGGCAGGCTGCACGTCGCCCACGCAAGCACGTCGGGCACCGTGGAGATAGTGAAGCGCGCGAAGGAGCGCGGCCTGAGCGTGACGTGCGAGGTAACGCCGCACCACCTCACGCTGCCGGACGAGACGGTGCTGGGCTACGCGAACATAGGCAAGCGGTTCGACCCGCTCACGACGGCGTCGTACGACACCAGCGCGCGCGTCTCGCCGCCGCTGCGGGGACGCGAGGATGTTGCCGCGATGGTAAAGGCGCTCAAGGACGGCGTTGTGGACTTCATCGCGACCGACCACGCGCCGCACAGCCGCACGGACAAGCAGTGCACGTTCGACGAGGCCGCTAACGGCATCAGCAACCTGGAGACGACGCTCGGACTGCTCATGACGCTGGTGCACTCCGGCGGCATGCCGCTGCCGCTGCTTATCGAGAAGCTGACTGTCGCGCCGGCGAAGTTCCTGGGCAGGAACCTCGGCACGCTGAAGGCAGGGGCGCCCGCGGACGTGACCATCTTCGACCCGGACGCCGAGTGGAAGGTGGACGCAAAGCAGTTCGCATCCAAGGGCAAGAACACGCCACTTGACGGCGCGACGCTCAAGGGCAAGGTGGCCGCAACGGTTTACAGCGGGCAGGTGGTCTTTGGGGGCTAG
- a CDS encoding alpha/beta fold hydrolase, which yields MATYVLVHGAFHGAWCWDKFIPYLEKAGHKAIAVDLPAHGKDRTPPAGLLIKHNVDKVVQALDSLPEKVVLVGHSLAGITISGVAEARPDRIKTLVYLTAHLLRDGESVPEVTAKNEPSRLRPIVSPNPDGVTINIDVSKVKGVFYQDCADEDVARAQKLLQPEPTGPRGDRVRVTDQNFGRVPRVYIECLQDFAIMPSFQKNMYTATPCKKVYTMNTGHSPFLSAPAELAKILGEV from the coding sequence ATGGCTACTTACGTGCTGGTGCACGGCGCGTTTCACGGCGCGTGGTGCTGGGACAAGTTCATACCCTACCTGGAGAAGGCGGGCCACAAGGCCATCGCCGTGGACCTGCCGGCGCACGGGAAGGACAGGACGCCGCCGGCCGGGTTGCTGATCAAGCATAACGTCGACAAGGTAGTGCAGGCCCTGGACTCGCTGCCCGAGAAGGTAGTGCTTGTGGGCCACAGCCTGGCGGGAATCACGATCTCCGGCGTCGCGGAGGCCAGGCCGGACAGGATCAAGACGCTGGTCTACCTGACCGCGCACCTGCTCAGGGACGGCGAGTCGGTCCCAGAGGTCACGGCGAAGAATGAGCCCTCGAGGCTGCGGCCGATCGTCTCCCCCAACCCGGACGGCGTGACGATTAACATCGACGTCTCGAAGGTGAAGGGCGTCTTCTACCAGGACTGCGCGGACGAGGACGTCGCGAGGGCGCAGAAGCTGCTCCAGCCGGAGCCGACCGGCCCGCGCGGCGACAGGGTGCGCGTCACCGACCAGAACTTCGGCCGCGTTCCGCGCGTGTACATAGAATGCCTCCAGGACTTCGCGATCATGCCGTCCTTCCAGAAAAACATGTACACCGCCACTCCGTGCAAGAAGGTCTATACAATGAACACCGGCCACTCGCCGTTCCTGTCAGCGCCGGCCGAGCTGGCGAAGATACTGGGCGAGGTGTGA
- a CDS encoding HAD family phosphatase yields the protein MANYLRAACFDFDGLTVDSEPLHFESTRLAMAGHGIAYTQADGERYIGGTVEATMLAIARDYGIPDGRALLSARDRYFDELVRTQLQPRPGVRRLLDRLAERRVPCALVTSGTRSYVETASAQLGLRGYFAAVVAAEDVARHKPDPEPYLKAAAALGVAPSLCLALEDSPTGARSAKRAGMYCIAVPSQSTAYMDLSRADLRIESMEIVDSSLLNTLFGPL from the coding sequence ATGGCCAACTATCTTCGCGCGGCGTGCTTCGACTTCGACGGGCTAACGGTTGACTCCGAGCCGCTGCACTTCGAGTCGACGCGGCTTGCAATGGCTGGCCACGGCATCGCGTACACGCAGGCGGACGGCGAGCGGTATATCGGGGGGACGGTGGAGGCGACGATGCTGGCCATCGCACGGGACTACGGCATACCCGACGGGCGTGCGCTGCTCTCCGCCCGGGACCGGTATTTCGACGAGCTTGTCCGGACGCAGCTCCAGCCACGCCCAGGCGTCCGCCGCCTTTTGGACAGGCTGGCGGAGCGGCGCGTGCCTTGCGCGCTGGTCACATCCGGCACGCGGTCGTACGTTGAGACAGCCTCGGCGCAGCTTGGCCTGCGGGGGTACTTTGCGGCGGTGGTTGCCGCGGAGGACGTTGCGCGCCACAAGCCGGACCCCGAGCCGTACCTGAAGGCGGCAGCCGCCCTTGGCGTGGCGCCGTCGCTGTGCCTGGCGCTGGAGGACTCGCCCACGGGGGCGCGGTCCGCGAAGCGGGCGGGGATGTACTGCATCGCCGTGCCGAGCCAGTCGACGGCGTACATGGACCTCTCCCGCGCCGACCTCCGGATCGAGTCGATGGAGATCGTCGACAGTTCTTTACTGAATACACTGTTCGGCCCCCTATAG
- a CDS encoding type II toxin-antitoxin system PemK/MazF family toxin, with protein sequence MIRRGDINWLERRTSGTVQGGRRPVLIIQNDAGNRTSRTTIVAAITSQSKSRPYPFHVPFTALESGLRLDGLVLCEQIQTVNQTELGAQIGNLPFEKMLEVDEALRRSLGLV encoded by the coding sequence TTGATAAGACGCGGTGACATTAACTGGCTCGAACGCCGGACGAGCGGCACTGTGCAAGGCGGTAGACGGCCGGTGCTCATTATTCAAAACGATGCTGGCAACAGGACAAGTAGAACTACTATCGTCGCCGCCATAACGTCTCAGTCGAAATCTCGGCCATACCCATTTCATGTGCCGTTTACCGCACTTGAAAGCGGGTTGCGATTGGACGGCCTCGTCTTGTGCGAACAAATACAAACAGTAAACCAGACAGAATTAGGCGCACAGATCGGCAATCTTCCTTTTGAGAAGATGCTGGAGGTTGACGAGGCTCTGCGCAGAAGTCTCGGACTGGTGTGA